The Aquidulcibacter paucihalophilus genome has a window encoding:
- a CDS encoding bifunctional 2-C-methyl-D-erythritol 4-phosphate cytidylyltransferase/2-C-methyl-D-erythritol 2,4-cyclodiphosphate synthase yields the protein MSFSAIIVAAGTGSRAGEAKQWRRLGGRPVLRWSAEALLSAGASELVVVVAAGAEAAAAEALAGLEGWSAVAGGETRAASVQAGLDALTAAADARVLIHDAARPFLDGATIRRVLAALEHHEAALPVLPVADSLRRGADDLLGESVDRDGLWRAQTPQGFRLETIRRAYAAWPEGPAPTDDVEVARAAGQTVAMVAGDSRLMKLTYPEDFDMAEALIPRQTRVGQGFDAHRWGPGSTVWLCGVEIPHDQTLIGHSDADAGLHALTDAILGAMGDGDIGDHFPPTDPQWKGASSDRFLIHAVERLAARGGRLVNVDVTLICERPKVKPHRQAMRERLAELLSLPLDAVSVKATTTEAMGFTGRGEGLAAQAIATIELTGS from the coding sequence ATGAGCTTCTCCGCCATCATCGTCGCCGCCGGAACCGGATCCCGGGCAGGCGAAGCCAAACAGTGGCGCAGACTGGGGGGCCGGCCCGTCCTGCGCTGGTCCGCGGAAGCCCTGCTGTCCGCGGGGGCCTCCGAGCTGGTCGTGGTCGTGGCAGCCGGTGCCGAGGCCGCGGCCGCCGAGGCGCTGGCCGGCCTCGAAGGCTGGTCCGCCGTGGCCGGCGGCGAGACCCGCGCGGCCTCGGTCCAGGCAGGCCTGGACGCGCTGACGGCGGCGGCCGATGCGCGGGTTCTGATTCATGACGCCGCCCGCCCTTTCCTTGACGGGGCCACGATCCGCCGGGTTCTGGCGGCGCTGGAACATCATGAGGCCGCCCTGCCCGTCCTGCCCGTCGCCGACAGCCTGCGTCGCGGCGCGGACGACCTGCTGGGCGAGTCGGTCGATCGGGACGGACTCTGGCGGGCCCAGACGCCCCAGGGCTTCCGGCTGGAGACGATCCGACGCGCTTATGCCGCCTGGCCCGAAGGCCCGGCACCGACCGACGACGTCGAAGTGGCCCGCGCCGCCGGACAGACCGTCGCCATGGTGGCCGGCGATTCAAGGCTGATGAAACTGACCTACCCCGAGGATTTCGACATGGCCGAAGCGCTCATCCCCCGCCAGACCCGGGTCGGTCAGGGCTTTGACGCGCACCGCTGGGGGCCGGGGTCTACGGTCTGGCTGTGCGGCGTCGAGATTCCGCACGACCAGACGCTGATCGGCCATTCCGACGCCGACGCGGGTCTGCACGCCCTGACCGACGCCATCCTCGGGGCCATGGGCGACGGCGACATCGGCGACCATTTCCCGCCGACCGATCCGCAGTGGAAGGGGGCCTCGTCCGACCGCTTCCTGATCCACGCCGTCGAGCGACTGGCCGCGCGCGGCGGACGGCTGGTCAATGTCGACGTCACCCTGATCTGCGAGCGGCCGAAGGTAAAACCGCACCGTCAGGCCATGCGCGAGCGCCTCGCCGAACTGTTGTCGCTCCCGCTCGACGCGGTCAGCGTCAAGGCGACGACGACCGAGGCCATGGGCTTCACCGGCCGTGGCGAAGGCCTGGCCGCTCAGGCCATCGCCACGATCGAGCTTACTGGCTCCTGA
- a CDS encoding fused MFS/spermidine synthase, with the protein MSDTTGDSGIVSGAPDRLTPILFAVAIFTSAALVFVVQPMVTKLVLPMLGGSPAVWNTAMVFFQTALLAGYGYAHLLQRVGSIKLQVGIHLALLLVAALFLPLSVNGLLGDPDPAAPIMWLLATLTLSVGAPFAVLSATAPLLQAWYARVRAGHADGQNPYVLYAASNLGSFLALLSYPILIEPLATLSGQRWGWSGGYVAFMLMVVALAFTVWRRRLDQTAEPAQLEASAPISWREKGILVLLAAAPSSLMLGVTSHLSTDVASAPFLWVLPLALYLLTFVIAFQNRPWIPLNVTLIIQGATGAIVVLIVAFRSANWSLAFGLHLTAFFFAALMCHQLLASRRPPPDRLTEFYLLMSLGGVVGGAFTALLAPVIFNMVWEYPLVLVLVGLARPWGKGQLTGTHIGTLVAACAVAASPVLLSIWLNANDDARGWFYANFPLGMDQLAMVMLMPAAICAFLLRDRALLFTAILLMITLSAQWIARGYDWSYSERSFFGVMRVANAPDPRLGGDVHVLMHGTTLHGAQARDGQFDCVPTLYYAEATPIGQAATMVGRRGPARIGVVGQGSGAMATYKRTEDTMTFFEIDPMVDRLSRDPQWFSYISTCASGPINTVLGDARLTLAKETPGSYDLLIIDAFSSDAVPTHLLTVEAIQGYLTMLKPDGVVLLHLSNRNLDITMPAVAAAQALGKPSLHQLYYESDTTPEMAEASTEALILSPTAEGLRDFSADQRWNSPARTAVRPWTDDYVNLFGSLQRSMFDTPELQALRSQ; encoded by the coding sequence ATGAGCGACACCACAGGGGACTCCGGCATTGTGTCGGGCGCGCCGGACCGGCTGACGCCGATCCTGTTCGCGGTCGCCATCTTCACCTCCGCGGCGCTGGTCTTTGTAGTCCAGCCCATGGTGACCAAACTGGTCCTGCCCATGCTGGGCGGATCGCCGGCGGTGTGGAACACCGCCATGGTCTTCTTCCAGACCGCGCTGCTGGCCGGCTACGGCTACGCCCACCTGTTGCAGAGGGTCGGATCGATCAAGCTCCAGGTGGGGATCCATCTGGCGCTCCTGCTGGTTGCCGCCCTGTTCCTGCCGCTCAGTGTCAATGGCCTGCTGGGCGATCCGGATCCCGCGGCACCCATCATGTGGCTGCTGGCCACCCTGACCCTTTCGGTGGGCGCACCCTTCGCCGTGCTGTCCGCGACCGCGCCCTTGCTCCAGGCCTGGTACGCCCGGGTCCGGGCCGGCCACGCCGATGGCCAGAACCCCTATGTCCTCTATGCCGCCTCCAACCTCGGCAGCTTCCTGGCCCTGCTGTCCTATCCGATCCTGATCGAGCCGCTGGCGACCCTGTCGGGTCAGCGGTGGGGCTGGAGCGGAGGCTATGTCGCCTTCATGCTGATGGTCGTGGCCCTGGCCTTCACCGTCTGGCGCCGGCGTCTGGACCAGACCGCCGAGCCGGCGCAGCTTGAGGCCAGCGCGCCGATCTCCTGGCGTGAGAAGGGCATCCTCGTCCTGCTGGCGGCGGCCCCGTCCAGCCTGATGCTGGGCGTGACCTCCCACCTGTCGACGGACGTCGCCTCGGCACCCTTCCTGTGGGTGCTGCCGCTGGCCCTCTACCTGCTGACCTTCGTCATCGCCTTCCAGAACCGCCCGTGGATCCCACTGAACGTCACCCTGATCATCCAGGGGGCGACCGGTGCCATCGTGGTCCTGATCGTGGCCTTCCGCTCCGCCAACTGGTCGCTGGCCTTCGGCCTGCACCTGACCGCCTTCTTCTTCGCCGCCCTGATGTGTCACCAGCTGCTCGCGTCGAGGCGGCCGCCGCCGGACCGGCTGACGGAATTCTATCTGCTGATGTCGCTGGGCGGAGTCGTCGGCGGGGCCTTCACGGCGCTGCTGGCCCCGGTGATCTTCAACATGGTGTGGGAGTATCCGCTGGTGCTGGTGCTTGTCGGCCTCGCCCGCCCGTGGGGCAAGGGGCAGTTGACCGGGACTCACATCGGAACCCTTGTCGCCGCATGCGCGGTCGCGGCCTCGCCAGTGCTGCTGTCGATCTGGCTCAATGCCAATGACGACGCGCGTGGCTGGTTCTACGCCAACTTCCCGTTGGGGATGGATCAACTGGCCATGGTCATGCTGATGCCCGCGGCCATCTGCGCCTTCCTGCTCCGGGACCGGGCGCTGCTGTTCACCGCCATCCTGCTGATGATCACCCTGTCCGCCCAGTGGATCGCGCGGGGGTATGACTGGAGCTATTCGGAGCGCAGCTTCTTCGGCGTGATGCGGGTCGCCAATGCGCCTGACCCGCGTCTGGGCGGCGACGTCCATGTGCTGATGCACGGCACGACCCTGCACGGGGCGCAGGCGCGCGACGGGCAGTTCGACTGCGTCCCGACCCTGTACTACGCCGAAGCCACGCCGATCGGTCAGGCGGCGACCATGGTCGGCCGGCGCGGTCCGGCCCGGATCGGCGTGGTCGGCCAGGGCTCCGGTGCCATGGCAACCTACAAGCGCACCGAAGACACCATGACCTTCTTCGAGATCGACCCGATGGTGGATCGGCTGTCCCGCGATCCGCAGTGGTTCAGCTACATCTCCACCTGCGCGTCCGGCCCGATCAACACCGTGCTGGGCGATGCCCGTCTGACCCTGGCGAAGGAGACGCCGGGCTCCTACGACCTGCTGATCATCGACGCCTTCTCGTCAGACGCGGTACCGACCCACCTGCTCACGGTCGAGGCGATCCAGGGCTATCTGACGATGCTCAAGCCCGATGGAGTGGTGCTGTTGCACCTGTCCAACCGCAACCTCGACATCACCATGCCCGCCGTGGCGGCCGCGCAGGCCCTGGGCAAACCCAGCCTTCACCAGCTCTATTATGAGAGCGACACCACGCCCGAGATGGCCGAGGCCTCGACCGAGGCCCTGATCCTGTCGCCGACGGCGGAGGGTCTTCGCGACTTCAGCGCCGACCAGCGCTGGAACAGCCCGGCCCGGACCGCGGTGCGGCCGTGGACGGACGACTACGTCAATCTGTTCGGGTCGCTCCAGCGCAGCATGTTCGACACGCCCGAGCTTCAGGCGCTCAGGAGCCAGTAA
- a CDS encoding CinA family protein: MFPDDIQTLARQVIEAAAARGLMIATAESCTGGLVSGALTAIGGSSAVVERGFVTYSNDAKTELLGVPADLVDTHGAVSEPVARAMAEGAVARSKAQVSVSVTGVAGPGGGTADKPVGLVHFGAVGPAGTIHAAHRFGDAGREAVRLASVRVALGLLLDRIDA, from the coding sequence ATGTTCCCTGACGACATCCAGACCCTCGCCCGTCAGGTGATCGAAGCCGCCGCCGCGCGGGGCCTGATGATCGCCACGGCCGAGAGCTGCACCGGCGGCCTTGTCTCCGGTGCCCTGACAGCGATCGGCGGCTCCTCGGCGGTCGTCGAGCGCGGGTTCGTGACCTACAGCAACGATGCCAAGACGGAACTTCTGGGCGTGCCCGCAGACCTGGTCGACACCCACGGCGCGGTATCGGAACCGGTCGCCCGCGCCATGGCCGAGGGTGCCGTTGCGCGCTCGAAGGCGCAGGTCTCCGTCTCAGTGACGGGCGTCGCCGGACCCGGCGGCGGCACGGCGGACAAGCCGGTGGGCCTGGTGCATTTCGGGGCGGTCGGGCCCGCCGGAACGATCCACGCCGCGCACCGCTTCGGCGACGCCGGTCGCGAAGCGGTCCGGTTGGCCAGCGTCCGCGTGGCGCTTGGCCTGCTGCTGGACCGGATCGACGCATGA
- a CDS encoding sulfurtransferase TusA family protein → MIVDARGHRCPAPSLKLQKAIREAAPGAQLTLLATDPMARIDVPHLMAGLGGEVLSIGEADGVLTIVVATPGGPTG, encoded by the coding sequence ATGATCGTCGATGCCCGCGGCCACCGCTGCCCTGCCCCGAGCCTGAAACTTCAGAAGGCGATCCGCGAGGCCGCGCCCGGTGCACAGCTGACCCTGCTGGCCACCGATCCGATGGCCCGGATCGACGTGCCACATCTGATGGCCGGACTGGGGGGCGAGGTCCTCTCGATCGGCGAAGCCGACGGCGTCCTGACTATCGTGGTCGCGACGCCCGGCGGTCCGACAGGCTGA
- a CDS encoding YihY/virulence factor BrkB family protein, whose translation MQAKSDIEAAARWATPMLWGHLSVKAFTRSWGRDVMLYTGGVSFFALLAVFPAIAILIGFYKAVLSITQVSEQAAALADVMPTAARAIFRLEIERLANASARTVSAQSFFAVVIGGYAAHRGFKALLAGLNLIHDEKEPHGFFKFNLLAFFVALAAFLLFTVVSGAVVTSRLLEHAGPEGAVASSGGVPLDGLWPALGLAIGLTMLYRYAMSHRTPVAWAPSIAGGVVATVMSTVSSWLCAIYVEQIAPLGATYGSVGAVVVLLIWLSWNVNAIFYGGAFATEMEIAARSMGAPEIEPDEPLPDSVVSLSDRRASRPR comes from the coding sequence TTGCAGGCGAAATCAGACATCGAAGCGGCGGCCCGCTGGGCCACGCCCATGCTGTGGGGGCACCTGTCGGTCAAGGCGTTCACGCGCAGCTGGGGCCGCGACGTGATGCTCTACACCGGGGGTGTGTCCTTCTTCGCCCTGCTGGCGGTCTTTCCGGCCATCGCCATCCTGATCGGCTTCTACAAGGCCGTGCTGTCCATCACCCAGGTCAGCGAACAGGCGGCGGCGCTCGCCGATGTCATGCCGACGGCGGCGCGGGCCATCTTCCGGCTGGAGATCGAACGGCTGGCCAATGCCTCGGCCCGGACCGTTTCGGCCCAGAGCTTCTTCGCCGTGGTCATCGGCGGCTACGCCGCGCATCGGGGGTTCAAGGCCCTGCTGGCCGGGCTCAACCTGATCCACGACGAGAAGGAGCCGCACGGCTTCTTCAAGTTCAACCTGCTTGCCTTCTTCGTCGCCCTGGCGGCCTTCCTGCTGTTCACGGTTGTGTCCGGCGCGGTGGTGACGTCACGCCTGCTGGAGCACGCTGGTCCGGAAGGGGCGGTAGCGTCCAGCGGCGGCGTGCCGCTGGACGGCCTGTGGCCCGCGCTGGGCCTCGCGATCGGCCTGACCATGCTCTACCGCTACGCCATGTCCCATCGCACGCCGGTGGCCTGGGCCCCGTCCATCGCGGGCGGGGTGGTGGCCACGGTGATGTCGACCGTCTCGTCCTGGCTCTGCGCCATCTACGTCGAACAGATCGCGCCCCTGGGGGCCACCTATGGCTCGGTCGGCGCAGTGGTGGTTCTGCTGATCTGGCTGTCCTGGAACGTCAACGCCATCTTCTACGGGGGTGCCTTCGCCACCGAGATGGAGATCGCGGCCCGTTCCATGGGTGCACCGGAGATCGAGCCCGACGAGCCTCTTCCGGACTCTGTGGTCAGCCTGTCGGACCGCCGGGCGTCGCGACCACGATAG
- a CDS encoding diguanylate cyclase, translating into MGSDPRILVVAPDDDLIGPLCQGLDALGWRTVTARSLGSAIQVLIDWPLETVILDARLPDAVEGIGALRRTVTPRRLPVLAIGPQAAAWEPGVADIVMSAPPHAAQAALRLENLVRSAIAEEEVSLREATFAARGQPLPSVVIDATPLRVLAAGKPDRHFLALSNALTERGCEVVAAPTPYTAFDYLHERPFDAAVLWGAEDHTPALSIASGMKRNTRLYHIPAVLYLRGSGEINLSELYNRGFADVAAADTPEDETAERITALARAHRRHVAIRKALESARGSGLTDPTTGLFTPELFASHLARVAEGARLRRRPLSVAVLRVSETEAVAEARKGGWLDRALPQIGAMVSRLIRTEDTAARLSPDVFALALPATHGPAGRIAADRIAAVIGCTAFDAGPDRSPFVVEFEVGVAEVSVGESPAAVLERASRDVRTSA; encoded by the coding sequence TTGGGTTCCGATCCACGCATTCTGGTCGTCGCCCCCGACGATGACCTGATCGGCCCGCTGTGTCAGGGCCTTGACGCCCTTGGCTGGCGGACCGTGACTGCCCGCTCCCTGGGCAGCGCCATTCAGGTGCTGATCGACTGGCCGCTGGAGACCGTGATTCTCGACGCCCGCCTGCCGGACGCCGTCGAAGGCATCGGGGCCCTGCGCCGGACCGTCACGCCGCGTCGCCTGCCGGTGCTCGCCATCGGGCCCCAGGCCGCGGCCTGGGAGCCGGGGGTGGCCGATATCGTCATGTCCGCCCCGCCACACGCGGCCCAGGCGGCATTGAGACTGGAGAATCTCGTCCGGTCCGCCATCGCCGAGGAAGAGGTGTCGCTGCGCGAGGCGACCTTCGCCGCACGGGGCCAGCCCCTGCCCAGCGTCGTCATCGATGCCACGCCCTTGCGCGTCCTCGCCGCGGGCAAGCCGGACCGGCACTTCCTCGCCCTCTCCAACGCCCTGACCGAACGGGGCTGTGAAGTCGTGGCCGCGCCGACGCCCTACACGGCGTTCGACTATCTGCACGAACGGCCGTTCGACGCCGCCGTGCTCTGGGGCGCCGAGGACCATACGCCCGCCCTGTCCATCGCTTCGGGCATGAAGCGGAACACGCGGCTCTATCATATCCCGGCGGTGCTCTATCTGCGGGGCTCCGGCGAGATCAATCTGTCGGAGCTCTACAACCGCGGCTTCGCCGACGTGGCCGCCGCCGATACGCCCGAGGATGAGACCGCCGAGCGGATCACCGCCCTCGCCCGCGCGCATCGCCGCCACGTTGCCATCCGCAAGGCACTGGAGAGCGCCCGCGGCTCGGGCCTGACCGATCCCACAACCGGCCTGTTCACGCCGGAACTGTTCGCCAGCCACCTCGCGCGCGTCGCCGAGGGGGCCCGTCTCCGCCGCCGCCCGCTGTCGGTCGCCGTGCTCCGCGTCTCGGAGACCGAGGCCGTGGCCGAGGCGCGCAAGGGCGGCTGGCTGGACCGCGCCCTGCCCCAGATCGGGGCCATGGTCTCGCGCCTGATCCGAACCGAAGACACGGCCGCCCGGCTTTCGCCCGACGTCTTCGCCCTCGCCCTGCCGGCGACCCACGGACCGGCGGGCCGAATCGCCGCCGACCGGATCGCCGCCGTCATCGGCTGCACCGCCTTCGACGCCGGTCCCGACCGCTCGCCCTTCGTGGTCGAATTCGAGGTCGGCGTGGCCGAAGTCAGCGTCGGGGAATCGCCGGCGGCGGTGCTGGAGCGGGCCTCAAGGGACGTCCGGACCTCCGCCTGA
- a CDS encoding winged helix-turn-helix domain-containing protein produces MTARPSALLDDLDTALLALAPVRRRILTALTEPASAAGLAERLGLPRQNIGYHLNALEAAGLVQLAGERRKRGFTERLFIAARNHVFDPGMMQAPPDPDAVEAQDRHAADHLISTASAMVRDVARMRQDAAAEGSRLLTLTVEADVTFAIPADFDAFTEEVSAAVAALARKYAAPSGRRYRLTAVAHPAVAKSAPARN; encoded by the coding sequence ATGACGGCCCGACCTTCCGCCCTGCTGGATGATCTGGACACCGCCCTTCTGGCGCTGGCCCCGGTTCGCCGTCGCATCCTGACGGCCCTGACCGAGCCGGCGTCGGCGGCCGGACTGGCCGAGCGACTGGGCCTGCCGCGTCAGAACATCGGCTACCATCTGAACGCACTGGAGGCCGCCGGTCTGGTCCAGCTGGCCGGAGAGCGCCGCAAGCGTGGCTTCACCGAACGCCTGTTCATCGCCGCCCGGAACCACGTCTTCGACCCCGGCATGATGCAGGCTCCGCCCGACCCCGACGCGGTCGAGGCCCAGGACCGTCACGCCGCGGACCATTTGATCTCGACCGCATCGGCCATGGTTCGCGATGTCGCCCGCATGCGCCAGGATGCCGCCGCCGAGGGCTCGCGCCTGCTGACCCTGACGGTCGAGGCCGACGTGACCTTCGCCATCCCGGCCGATTTCGACGCCTTCACCGAGGAGGTCAGCGCCGCTGTGGCCGCCCTCGCCCGCAAATACGCCGCGCCTTCCGGACGGCGCTACCGGCTCACCGCCGTCGCCCATCCCGCCGTCGCCAAATCCGCCCCAGCCAGGAACTGA
- a CDS encoding SOS response-associated peptidase family protein produces MCNTYRFKPFAEQPFEELREIGIELEFPDGRPNIEPRDDIRIGDTAPVATRTDRGVAVRMTKWAWTSPQGRPVFNFRSDDRSFANSVRCAIPADGFYEFTDALPGQKRKTKWLFTLVDAPAFWIAGVIRDGAFAMLTTTPGPDIAPYHDRQIVLLEPGRAMEWLDLTTPEASLLRALPAGRLAVQQVFPTPETGQLFS; encoded by the coding sequence ATGTGCAACACCTACCGGTTCAAGCCCTTCGCCGAGCAACCGTTCGAGGAACTCCGGGAGATCGGCATCGAGCTCGAATTCCCGGACGGCAGGCCCAACATCGAGCCGCGCGACGACATCCGCATCGGCGATACGGCGCCGGTCGCCACGCGCACGGACCGTGGCGTGGCCGTGAGGATGACGAAATGGGCCTGGACCTCGCCCCAGGGGCGGCCGGTGTTCAACTTTCGCTCGGACGACCGCTCGTTCGCCAACAGCGTGAGATGCGCCATTCCGGCGGACGGCTTCTATGAGTTCACCGACGCCCTGCCCGGCCAGAAGCGCAAGACCAAATGGCTGTTCACCCTGGTCGACGCTCCGGCGTTCTGGATCGCCGGCGTCATCCGGGACGGTGCCTTCGCCATGCTGACGACGACGCCGGGCCCCGATATCGCGCCGTACCATGACCGGCAGATCGTGCTGCTGGAGCCGGGTCGTGCCATGGAATGGCTGGACCTGACCACGCCGGAAGCGAGCCTCCTCAGGGCCCTGCCCGCAGGCCGCCTGGCGGTTCAGCAGGTCTTCCCGACTCCGGAGACCGGCCAGCTCTTCAGCTGA
- a CDS encoding TonB-dependent receptor: MKTVTLTLSGVLLATSALIAPGLAFAQTPAVTAPAAVPQDEPEATGELDEVVVLGRFIPEPNRESAEVAAFLTSEDLERTGDSSAAGALARVTGLTVVEGRFVYVRGLGERYSSALLNGSPLPSPEPLQRVVPLDLFPSSILESVTVQKSYSVDFPGEFGGGVIDLRTVDAPNDPFFSMSTSVGGNTETTGDESLIYFGSRTDFTSFDDGTRDVPDSLALAFAEGVPVNSANFGALELERIGHSLVNSPLRLLQRDTTPVNFGFDFAGGFKSDSSLGTFGLIGVAGYSNSWSTRNGIQEEAQFSGAVLVPVTSKAFESNQNDIQLNFLGGLSLVTDNSDYRWTNFFVRNVTKEARISVGPDFDAGGEVQRTDYTEWYERQLFSSQLSGEHEFMDGALEFAWRGAYSLTERNAPYESRFEYGVAADGAFLHEIGGNRISFSELDDDIVSGGADLSYTMALSDYRDATFSFGVAYSDNNRDAERRDLQFVPASTLTEEQRRSRVDYLYSDVNIGPAGLILAEVTGSAGSGAAAYSAQLEVAAAYVQVDAEFIPLVRTTFGVRYEDGYQSVTTRDLFGGAAPFAPTEIEEQYFLPSFTATWNFAEDQQFRVGASQTIGRPQFRELAPQSYTDPETDREFTGNPFLVDTEILNLDARYEWFFARQQYLTAGVFFKDLDKPVEATIVTSGNARQQSYLNSPQATVYGAEIEAKKYFEFPDSGSSFIADKRWLVQANYTWSDSDVSVEAGDIVRTPGGGGANEDATFFIEDGSRLQGQSEHVANLQLGWEDDTARSQATIIVNYVSERVSARGAGGAGNREPDYIQDPGVFVDFVYRKDFEAGGRELGFALELRNLLNTDFDEYQELGNKILINNYELGSSASVSLSARF; the protein is encoded by the coding sequence ATGAAGACCGTTACCCTGACCCTGAGCGGGGTCCTCCTGGCCACCAGTGCGCTGATCGCGCCCGGGCTCGCCTTCGCTCAAACCCCGGCCGTCACGGCACCGGCGGCTGTTCCCCAGGATGAGCCTGAGGCAACCGGCGAGCTGGACGAGGTCGTCGTCCTCGGTCGCTTCATTCCCGAACCGAACCGTGAGAGCGCGGAAGTCGCGGCCTTCCTGACGTCCGAGGACCTCGAGCGCACGGGTGACAGCAGCGCTGCCGGCGCCCTGGCCCGCGTCACGGGCCTGACCGTCGTCGAGGGGCGGTTCGTCTACGTCCGCGGTCTCGGTGAACGCTACTCCTCGGCCCTGCTGAACGGCTCGCCCCTGCCGAGCCCCGAGCCTCTGCAACGCGTCGTGCCGCTGGACCTGTTCCCCTCCAGCATCCTCGAGAGCGTCACCGTCCAGAAATCCTATTCGGTCGACTTCCCGGGTGAGTTCGGCGGCGGCGTGATCGACCTGCGCACGGTCGATGCACCCAACGATCCCTTCTTCTCGATGTCGACGTCGGTCGGCGGCAACACCGAGACGACCGGCGATGAAAGCCTGATCTATTTCGGCTCCCGCACCGACTTCACCAGCTTCGACGACGGCACGCGCGACGTTCCCGACTCGCTGGCCCTCGCCTTCGCCGAGGGGGTTCCGGTCAACAGCGCCAATTTCGGCGCGCTGGAGCTTGAGCGGATCGGCCACTCCCTGGTCAACTCGCCGCTGCGCCTTCTGCAGCGGGATACGACGCCGGTGAATTTCGGCTTTGATTTCGCCGGCGGGTTCAAATCCGACAGCAGCCTCGGCACCTTCGGTCTGATCGGCGTGGCCGGGTACAGCAACAGCTGGTCGACCCGGAACGGCATCCAGGAAGAGGCCCAGTTCTCCGGTGCCGTCCTCGTGCCCGTGACCAGCAAGGCGTTCGAATCGAACCAGAATGACATCCAGCTGAACTTCCTCGGCGGCCTGTCGCTGGTGACGGACAACAGCGACTACCGGTGGACCAATTTCTTCGTCCGCAACGTCACCAAGGAGGCGCGGATCAGCGTCGGTCCCGATTTCGACGCGGGCGGCGAGGTCCAGCGCACCGACTACACCGAATGGTACGAGCGCCAGCTCTTCTCCAGCCAGCTCTCCGGCGAGCACGAGTTCATGGACGGGGCGCTGGAGTTCGCATGGCGGGGTGCCTATTCGCTGACCGAACGCAACGCCCCCTATGAGAGCCGCTTCGAGTACGGGGTCGCCGCAGACGGTGCCTTCCTGCACGAGATCGGCGGCAACCGGATCTCCTTCAGCGAACTGGACGACGACATCGTCTCGGGCGGCGCGGATCTGAGCTACACCATGGCCCTGTCCGACTATCGGGACGCGACCTTCAGCTTCGGCGTCGCCTATTCTGACAACAACCGGGATGCCGAGCGTCGCGACCTGCAGTTCGTTCCCGCCAGCACCCTGACGGAAGAGCAGCGCCGGTCGCGGGTCGACTACCTCTATTCCGACGTCAACATCGGGCCGGCCGGCCTGATCCTGGCGGAAGTCACCGGCAGCGCCGGCAGTGGCGCGGCCGCCTATTCGGCCCAGCTCGAGGTCGCCGCGGCCTATGTCCAGGTCGATGCCGAGTTCATCCCCCTGGTCCGCACCACCTTCGGTGTGCGCTACGAGGACGGCTACCAGTCCGTGACCACGCGCGATCTGTTCGGCGGTGCCGCGCCTTTCGCACCGACCGAGATCGAGGAGCAGTATTTCCTGCCCTCCTTCACGGCGACCTGGAATTTCGCCGAGGACCAGCAGTTCCGCGTCGGGGCTTCGCAGACCATCGGCCGGCCCCAGTTCCGTGAACTGGCACCGCAATCCTATACGGACCCGGAAACCGATCGCGAGTTCACCGGCAACCCGTTCCTGGTCGACACCGAGATCCTGAACCTCGACGCCCGCTACGAGTGGTTCTTCGCCCGGCAGCAGTATCTGACGGCCGGCGTCTTCTTCAAGGATCTGGACAAGCCGGTCGAGGCGACCATCGTCACCTCGGGCAATGCGCGCCAGCAGTCGTATCTGAACTCGCCCCAGGCGACCGTCTACGGTGCCGAGATCGAAGCCAAGAAATACTTCGAATTCCCGGACAGCGGCTCGTCCTTCATCGCCGACAAACGCTGGCTGGTGCAGGCTAACTACACCTGGTCCGACTCCGACGTGAGCGTCGAGGCCGGCGACATCGTCCGGACCCCGGGCGGCGGCGGGGCCAATGAGGATGCGACCTTCTTCATCGAGGACGGCAGCCGCCTCCAGGGCCAGTCGGAGCACGTCGCCAACCTGCAGCTCGGTTGGGAAGACGACACCGCACGGTCCCAGGCGACCATCATCGTCAACTATGTCAGCGAGCGCGTCAGCGCCCGCGGCGCCGGCGGCGCGGGCAACCGCGAACCTGACTACATCCAGGACCCCGGCGTCTTCGTCGATTTCGTCTACCGCAAGGATTTCGAGGCCGGCGGCCGCGAGCTCGGCTTCGCCCTCGAACTCCGCAATCTGCTCAACACGGATTTCGACGAGTATCAGGAGCTGGGCAACAAGATCCTGATCAACAACTATGAGCTGGGATCCAGCGCTTCGGTCAGCCTGAGCGCACGCTTCTAG